From a single Eretmochelys imbricata isolate rEreImb1 chromosome 13, rEreImb1.hap1, whole genome shotgun sequence genomic region:
- the LOC144273553 gene encoding olfactory receptor 10D3-like: MGLVNHTVVTHFILLGIPNADGLQTILFITFLAFYLCTLLGNLTIFSAILADPRLHTPMYFFLCNLSLLDIGISSIIIPKYLTILWGESRVISLGGCVSQVFFGHLLGSTECLLYTAMAYDRYVATCHPLRHLLIMNRRVCALLAAGTWLTSSFHATILTSLTFTLPYCGSNVVDSFFCDIFPVVKLACADTYIIETVTLTDIGLVPMTCFLLILASYIRIIYSVLNMNWAEGWRKAASTCASHLVVVTLFFSPCALIYTQPQRSKVLMTAVQIFGNTVTPMLNPAIYTLRNKEVKAALKKLRGGLMPDR; the protein is encoded by the coding sequence ATGGGGCTGGTCAACCACACTGTGGTGACTCATTTCATCCTCTTAGGGATCCCCAATGCCGATGGCCTCCAGACCATCCTCTTCATCACATTCTTAGCCTTCTACCTCTGCACTCTACTGGGCAACCTGACCATCTTCTCAGCCATCCTCGCTGACCCCCGCTTGCACacccccatgtatttcttcctctgcaatcTCTCCTTGCTAGACATTGGAATCTCTTCCATCATCATCCCTAAGTATCTGACCATCCTCTGGGGTGAGAGCAGAGTCATCTCGCTGGGCGGGTGCGTGTCCCAGGTCTTCTTTGGGCACCTCCTGGGCAGCACCGAGTGCCTGCTCTACACGGCCATGGCCTACGACCGGTACGTGGCCACCTGCCACCCGCTGCGCCACCTGCTCATCATGAACCGGAGGGTGTGCGCCCTCCTGGCCGCCGGCACCTGGCTCACCAGCTCCTTCCACGCCACCATCCTCACCAGCCTGACCTTCACGCTGCCCTACTGTGGCTCCAATGTGGTGGACTCTTTCTTCTGTGACATCTTCCCGGTGGTCAAGCTGGCCTGTGCAGACACGTACATCATCGAGACCGTGACCTTGACAGACATTGGTCTGGTGCCCATGACTTGCTTCCTCCTCATCCTCGCATCCTACATCAGGATCATCTACTCCGTCTTGAATATGAACTGGGCCGAAGGGTGGCGCAAAGCGGCCTCCACTTGCGCCTCGCATCTGGTAGTGGTGACGCTGTTCtttagtccctgtgccctgaTCTACACTCAGCCCCAGCGGAGCAAAGTGCTGATGACTGCTGTGCAGATCTTCGGCAACACGGTCACGCCCATGCTGAACCCAGCCATCTACAcgctgaggaacaaggaggtgaaAGCAGCTCTGAAAAAACTGAGAGGGGGTCTAATGCCTGACCGTTGa